Proteins from one Fragaria vesca subsp. vesca linkage group LG6, FraVesHawaii_1.0, whole genome shotgun sequence genomic window:
- the LOC101309755 gene encoding aspartic proteinase CDR1-like, with protein sequence MSPQAGCRVSPEVCLYNIKYEDGSNTIGQMAKETMTLATTSGSVVTLKDIVFGCSHMSNAGTFTENIMGIIGVGRGPLSFVSQIAPYVGGNKFSHCLLPPQTDPKIESKIYFGNHSEVSGENVVSVPLVETENLDRAYGVIVKGITIGDKFIQFAPIGSSLQNSTMIIDSGTTITTIPQDFFDRIITHLKELLDPKSETSIVTIPGGHPCSFFCIKGTIPELNMSVHFEGDRKLQYTVQQMFMRDVVNDDRVCLKMLNTSDPMINQDVFGIYGSTLMENLLVGYDLDKNVVSFKPSNCIN encoded by the coding sequence ATGTCACCACAAGCAGGTTGCAGAGTATCTCCTGAAGTTTGCCTTTACAATATCAAGTACGAAGATGGATCAAACACAATAGGTCAGATGGCTAAAGAAACAATGACATTGGCAACCACATCAGGTAGTGTTGTAACCCTAAAAGATATTGTTTTTGGTTGTAGCCATATGTCGAACGCTGGTACGTTTACTGAGAATATAATGGGAATAATTGGAGTTGGACGAGGACCCTTGTCATTTGTTTCCCAGATTGCTCCATATGTTGGAGGCAATAAATTTTCTCATTGCTTGTTGCCTCCTCAGACTGATCCTAAAATCGAAAGCAAGATCTATTTCGGGAATCATAGTGAAGTTTCAGGTGAAAATGTGGTGTCAGTACCATTGGTCGAAACAGAAAACCTCGACCGTGCATATGGTGTAATAGTAAAAGGAATTACTATCGGAGATAAATTCATTCAGTTTGCTCCGATAGGTTCATCGCTTCAGAATAGCACGATGATAATCGACTCCGGCACAACTATCACAACTATTCCTCAAGATTTTTTTGACAGGATAATAACTCATCTGAAGGAGTTACTTGATCCAAAATCGGAGACGTCGATTGTCACTATCCCGGGTGGTCATCCTTGTAGCTTCTTCTGCATCAAGGGTACAATTCCAGAACTAAATATGAGTGTTCATTTCGAGGGTGACCGCAAACTACAGTATACAGTGCAACAAATGTTTATGCGAGATGTGGTTAATGATGATCGAGTCTGCTTGAAGATGTTGAACACCAGTGACCCCATGATCAATCAGGATGTTTTTGGTATATATGGAAGCACTCTTATGGAAAATCTTTTGGTTGGATATGACTTGGATAAAAATGTTGTCTCCTTCAAGCCATCTAATTGCATCAACTAA
- the LOC101305187 gene encoding type I inositol 1,4,5-trisphosphate 5-phosphatase CVP2-like, producing the protein MDIENHKYRKRFRKWFKRNHKKYDPYQLSQVSDGGEDESGDYLDEIVTQSVEMDPCTSTNALRIFVGTWNVAGRSPIGSLAEDLEEWLNLKDAADLYVLGFQEIVPLKTRTVIGTEDPTEARNWNLLIGKTLNNKHGSPWFTSISNPTSSENYQYVDMPDPESRRSVSNHTGSPIVEQYEMPEGGSTYKQMASKKMVGVFISVWIKSEFLRKYSISNVKVCSVACGIMGYLGNKGSVSVSMTIEGTSFCFVVAHLASGEKKGDEGRRNHQVSEIFRRTTFPRSPSIPTDNHTSHPLTILGHDRIFWFGDLNYRLYLEDNSARQLINKLDWRALQEFDQLRREREYGGVFQGWEEGAIEFAPTYKYSSSNCNRYSGGIPSKSGEKQRTPAWCDRILWYGKGVTQLSYFRSESKFSDHRPVSALFSTQVEVEKSINPRMVSPRTILPNITLPKATEQRKHAEKTQSTLKSFLEKDIDASPPHRAKG; encoded by the exons ATGGACATTGAGAATCATAAATACAGAAAAAGGTTTAGAAAGTGGTTCAAAAGAAACCACAAGAAATATGACCCGTATCAACTCAGCCAAGTTTCAG ATGGGGGTGAAGATGAAAGTGGTGATTACTTGGATGAGATTGTCACGCAGTCCGTGGAGATGGATCCATGTACTTCCACTAATGCGTTGAG AATTTTTGTGGGAACTTGGAATGTGGCTGGAAGGTCTCCCATAGGGAGCTTAGCAGAAGATTTGGAAGAGTGGCTGAATCTTAAGGATGCAGCAGACTTGTATGTTCTTGG GTTTCAAGAGATTGTACCTTTGAAGACACGCACTGTGATTGGAACAGAAGACCCAACTGAAGCAAGAAATTGGAACCTGTTGATAGGGAAAACTCTCAACAACAAACATGGCAGCCCTTGGTTCACATCCATATCGAACCCTACTTCAAGTGAAAACTACCAGTACGTGGACATGCCTGACCCTGAAAGCAGAAGAAGCGTTAGTAACCACACTGGGAGCCCCATTGTTGAGCAATATGAAATGCCAGAGGGTGGCAGTACGTACAAGCAAATGGCAAGCAAGAAGATGGTGGGAGTGTTCATTAGTGTATGGATAAAAAGTGAATTTCTCAGAAAGTATAGCATTTCAAATGTTAAAGTTTGTTCAGTGGCTTGTGGCATCATGGGTTATTTGGGAAATAAAGGCTCAGTTTCAGTCAGCATGACAATTGAAGGAACTAGTTTTTGCTTTGTTGTTGCCCATTTGGCTTCTGGCGAGAAGAAAGGAGATGAAGGCAGAAGGAATCACCAAGTCTCAGAGATTTTTAGGCGAACCACTTTCCCTCGATCTCCCAGCATCCCTACAGACAATCATACCTCCCACCCTCTCACCATCTTAGGACACGA TCGGATATTCTGGTTTGGGGATCTCAACTATAGGCTATACTTGGAGGACAATTCAGCCAGGCAGCTGATAAACAAACTAGACTGGAGAGCATTACAAGAGTTCGATCAGCTTCGTAGGGAACGAGAATATGGTGGGGTATTTCAGGGATGGGAAGAGGGAGCTATAGAATTTGCACCTACCTACAAGTATTCTTCATCAAATTGCAACAGATACTCAGGTGGGATTCCAAGCAAATCAGGAGAGAAGCAAAGAACTCCAGCATG GTGCGACAGAATTCTATGGTATGGAAAAGGGGTGACTCAGCTCTCCTATTTCCGTAGCGAGAGTAAGTTCTCAGACCACAGGCCAGTCTCTGCCCTATTCTCAACACAGGTAGAAGTAGAGAAGTCAATTAATCCAAGAATGGTTTCACCGCGAACGATTCTTCCCAACATAACACTTCCTAAAGCAACT GAGCAGAGAAAACATGCTGAAAAGACCCAATCTACGTTGAAATCGTTCCTGGAAAAGGATATAGATGCATCACCACCACATAGAGCAAAAGGGTAG
- the LOC101305484 gene encoding uncharacterized protein LOC101305484, which produces MAGSDARKHLMNLIHDFTSEKSQGERRVVGLRKRIEELTSELEVRNAELEEAKRIKESIEQEVRGYEVELAMNEATIQTLESRISLTQEEVSAVGSELEALKNKEAAARDEFISQMFELNSKIREFQESIAAKIHEENYMEIEAGDDGHELIREEVCEVSLRELEEMLACVVSETAKVEEEYKSEQNIQKQVQQELIDRERKVFLMEETLNTTKELQDLTRYPFQDCSGYQNSSIFEHYLLL; this is translated from the exons ATGGCGGGAAGCGACGCAAGGAAGCACCTCATGAACTTGATTCACGACTTCACCTCCGAGAAGTCTCAGGGAG AGCGAAGAGTGGTCGGCCTGAGGAAGCGAATCGAAGAGCTTACGTCAGAGCTTGAGGTCAGAAATGCGGAGCTCGAAGAGGCCAAGCGCATCAAGGAGTCGATTGAGCAAGAGGTTCGAGGCTACGAAGTTGAATTGGCTATGAATGAAGCTACGATTCAAACGCTGGAG TCCAGGATTTCGCTGACGCAAGAGGAGGTTTCGGCAGTTGGATCTGAATTGGAAGCTCTTAAG AACAAAGAAGCTGCTGCACG AGATGAGTTCATAAGCCAGATGTTTGAGCTCAACTCTAAGATAAG GGAGTTCCAAGAGTCAATTGCTGCGAAAATTCATGAGGAGAATTATATGGAAATTGAAGCTGGTGATG ATGGTCATGAACTAATAAGGGAGGAGGTCTGTGAGGTATCTTTAAGAGAACTTGAGGAAATGCTTGCCTGTGTTGTATCTGAGACAGCTAAAGTTGAAGAAGAATACAAATCAGAGCAGAATATTCAAAAGCAG GTCCAGCAGGAGTTGATTGATCGTGAAAGGAAGGTATTCCTGATGGAAGAGACATTGAACACAACAAAGGAATTGCAAGACTTGACTAGATATCCTTTTCAAGATTGCAGTGGTTACCAAAATTCTTCAATTTTTGAGCACTATTTACTCCTCTAG